A part of Jiangella alba genomic DNA contains:
- a CDS encoding GntR family transcriptional regulator, whose product MRRDSAAQSALLRLRHLIATEFAPGDRLPPEKELAETLEVSRTTVREALVVLAAEDIVTRQWGAGTFVSEPPKVASLNMSSIESYRDRVGASGRVVTLLDASCELMPSPAAAAAALQLEPGAKAWHVRRLFAVDGAPSALMSEIVPARLFGRPLDPSPMLRIETSLYELLNRHTAGAAMHASTELEAVCVHGDDARALDLADGAPALRATQTTFARRGEPVAHGVSFQRTDLVRMRITR is encoded by the coding sequence ATGAGGCGGGACTCCGCGGCGCAGAGCGCCCTGTTGCGGCTGCGTCACCTGATCGCGACCGAGTTCGCGCCCGGTGACCGGCTGCCGCCGGAGAAGGAGCTGGCCGAGACGCTCGAGGTGTCGCGGACGACGGTGCGCGAGGCGCTGGTCGTGCTGGCCGCCGAGGACATCGTCACCCGCCAGTGGGGCGCCGGCACGTTCGTGAGCGAGCCGCCGAAGGTGGCGTCGCTGAACATGTCGTCGATCGAGTCCTACCGCGACCGCGTCGGCGCCAGCGGCCGCGTCGTCACGCTGCTGGACGCGTCCTGCGAGCTGATGCCGTCGCCGGCCGCCGCGGCGGCGGCGCTGCAGCTCGAGCCCGGCGCGAAGGCGTGGCACGTGCGCCGGCTGTTCGCCGTCGACGGCGCCCCGTCGGCGCTGATGAGCGAGATCGTCCCGGCCCGGCTGTTCGGCCGGCCGCTCGACCCCAGCCCCATGCTGCGCATCGAGACGTCGCTGTACGAGCTGCTCAACCGGCACACCGCGGGCGCCGCCATGCACGCGTCGACGGAGCTGGAAGCGGTCTGCGTCCACGGTGACGACGCCCGCGCGCTCGACCTCGCCGACGGCGCGCCGGCGCTGCGGGCGACCCAGACCACGTTCGCCCGCCGGGGCGAGCCGGTCGCCCACGGCGTGTCGTTCCAGCGCACCGACCTCGTGCGCATGCGCATCACCAGGTGA
- a CDS encoding dipeptidase encodes MTTSPAPAYDGYRAYSYLKAGADYQDFRLAAELGRVPAYDGGLTEDERARVARLLAENVVISLHEHAVVLPEDPDDIRRYNRTGRQRTGYEGLAHSGLTAVVDNFMAGASCVTSQHGWKWDDLIYALGFRLADLAKQDFVVHATTVQDIRDAKAAGRVALIAGLECATMIENELDRIDMLYGFGVRQLGIAYSQANLLGSGLSERSDAGLTHFGRRAVERMNKLGMAIDISHCGDRTGLDVIEASSVPVMITHAGARAVWPIPRLKTDETIKACAERGGVIGIEAAPHTTLSEAHPEHSLESFMDHFQYCVDLVGVDHVTFGPDTMFGDHVAVHRTYAGNYAHKDENRIEHPLVDYVAGVENPGESFHNITGWLVQHGYSDADIAKVLGGNTMRVLEAVWRSTDDGR; translated from the coding sequence GTGACCACCTCCCCTGCCCCCGCGTACGACGGCTACCGCGCGTACTCGTACCTGAAGGCCGGCGCCGACTACCAGGACTTCCGGCTGGCCGCCGAGCTCGGCCGCGTCCCCGCCTATGACGGCGGGCTGACGGAGGACGAGCGGGCCCGGGTGGCCCGGCTGCTGGCCGAGAACGTCGTGATCTCGCTGCACGAGCACGCCGTCGTGCTGCCGGAGGACCCGGACGACATCCGCCGCTACAACCGCACCGGCCGGCAGCGCACCGGCTACGAGGGCCTGGCGCACTCCGGGCTGACCGCGGTGGTCGACAACTTCATGGCCGGTGCGTCCTGCGTCACCAGCCAGCACGGCTGGAAGTGGGACGACCTGATCTACGCGCTCGGCTTCCGGCTGGCCGACCTCGCCAAGCAGGACTTCGTCGTGCACGCCACCACCGTGCAGGACATCCGCGACGCCAAGGCGGCCGGCAGGGTCGCGCTGATCGCCGGGCTCGAGTGCGCCACGATGATCGAGAACGAGCTGGACCGCATCGACATGCTGTACGGGTTCGGCGTGCGCCAGCTGGGCATCGCCTACTCCCAGGCCAACCTGCTCGGGTCCGGGCTGTCCGAGCGCTCCGACGCCGGCCTGACGCACTTCGGCCGGCGCGCCGTCGAGCGGATGAACAAGCTCGGCATGGCCATCGACATCTCCCATTGCGGCGACCGCACCGGCCTCGACGTCATCGAGGCGTCGTCCGTTCCGGTGATGATCACCCACGCCGGCGCCCGCGCCGTCTGGCCGATCCCGCGGCTGAAGACCGACGAGACCATCAAGGCGTGCGCGGAGCGCGGCGGGGTCATCGGCATCGAGGCCGCGCCGCACACCACGCTGTCCGAGGCGCACCCAGAGCACTCGCTGGAGTCCTTCATGGACCACTTCCAGTACTGCGTCGACCTCGTCGGCGTCGACCACGTGACGTTCGGCCCGGACACCATGTTCGGCGACCACGTGGCGGTGCACCGGACGTACGCGGGCAACTACGCGCACAAGGACGAGAACCGCATCGAGCACCCGCTGGTCGACTACGTCGCCGGTGTCGAGAATCCGGGCGAAAGCTTCCATAACATCACCGGCTGGCTGGTCCAGCACGGCTACTCTGATGCGGACATCGCGAAGGTGCTCGGGGGCAACACCATGCGGGTGCTGGAGGCGGTGTGGCGCTCCACCGATGACGGCCGATGA
- a CDS encoding ABC transporter ATP-binding protein yields the protein MAASEPVLSVENLTRHFAGRRAVLPGRPAPAVRAVDGVSFQLHAGETLGIVGESGCGKSTLARMIVGLETPTSGVVRFRGTDVHAVRGREARELRRRVQIVLQDPYTSLNPRRTVRELLRQPFEIHRDLLPRKQQAARVAELVELVGLDPDHLDRYPFQFSGGQRQRIGIARALALSPDVIVCDEPVSALDVSIQAQVVNLFQRLQRELGLAYVFIAHDLSVVRHISDRVGVMYLGKLAELGARRDVYDAPRHPYTSALLSAVPMPDPQLRGRRTRRLLEGDPPSPVDPPSGCRFRTRCWKATDECATVEPLLAGDDRHRQAFACHHPMPVPTA from the coding sequence ATGGCCGCGTCTGAGCCGGTGCTCTCGGTCGAGAACCTGACCCGGCACTTCGCCGGTCGCCGCGCCGTCCTGCCCGGACGCCCGGCGCCGGCCGTCCGCGCCGTCGACGGCGTCAGCTTCCAGCTGCACGCCGGCGAGACGCTCGGCATCGTCGGCGAGTCCGGCTGCGGGAAGTCCACGCTGGCCCGGATGATCGTCGGGCTGGAGACGCCGACGTCCGGCGTCGTCCGGTTCCGCGGCACCGACGTCCACGCCGTCCGCGGCCGCGAGGCGCGGGAGCTGCGCCGCCGCGTGCAGATCGTGCTGCAGGACCCGTACACGTCGCTGAACCCGCGGCGCACCGTCCGCGAGCTGCTGCGCCAGCCGTTCGAGATCCACCGCGACCTGCTGCCGCGCAAGCAGCAGGCGGCCCGCGTCGCCGAACTGGTCGAGCTGGTCGGCCTGGACCCGGACCACCTCGACCGGTACCCGTTCCAGTTCTCCGGCGGGCAGCGCCAGCGCATCGGCATCGCCCGCGCGCTCGCGCTCTCCCCCGACGTCATCGTCTGCGACGAGCCGGTGTCGGCCCTGGACGTGTCGATCCAGGCGCAGGTCGTGAACCTGTTCCAGCGGCTGCAGCGCGAGCTCGGGCTGGCCTACGTGTTCATCGCGCATGACCTGTCCGTCGTCCGGCACATCTCCGACCGCGTCGGCGTGATGTACCTCGGCAAGCTGGCCGAGCTGGGCGCGCGCCGCGACGTCTACGACGCTCCGCGGCACCCCTACACGTCGGCGCTGCTGTCCGCCGTGCCGATGCCGGACCCGCAGCTGCGGGGCCGGCGCACCCGCCGGCTGCTCGAGGGCGACCCCCCGAGCCCGGTGGACCCGCCGTCCGGCTGCCGGTTCCGCACCCGCTGCTGGAAGGCGACGGACGAGTGCGCGACCGTCGAGCCGCTGCTCGCCGGCGACGACCGGCACCGTCAGGCGTTCGCCTGCCACCACCCGATGCCTGTCCCCACCGCATGA
- a CDS encoding ABC transporter ATP-binding protein, giving the protein MAETMVAPPRKPAEGAPVLSVRDLSVEFDTRDGVRPVVQNVSLDVYAGRTLAVLGESGSGKSVTARSVMGLIDAPGRITGGQVLFDGKDLVTVSAEERRLVSGEQIAIVFQDALSALNPVFSVGEQIAELLRTRRGLSRREAAAGAVELMARVRIPAAERRAKEYPHQFSGGMRQRAMIAMALALEPRVLIADEPTTALDVTVQAQIMDLLLDLQDETGMGMILITHDLGVVAETADTLAVMYAGRIVERGRVDDVFAKPAHPYTRGLLHSIPRLDREDEALWAIPGSPPTVLSRVAGCAFANRCDVAIDLCTTSRPDLTQVLPAGRASACHRHEEVLHGRV; this is encoded by the coding sequence ATGGCTGAGACGATGGTCGCCCCGCCGCGCAAGCCCGCCGAGGGCGCGCCGGTCCTGAGCGTGCGCGACCTCAGCGTCGAGTTCGACACCCGCGACGGCGTCCGGCCGGTCGTGCAGAACGTCAGCCTCGACGTGTACGCCGGGCGCACGCTGGCGGTGCTGGGCGAGTCCGGCTCCGGCAAGTCCGTCACCGCACGCTCCGTCATGGGCCTGATCGACGCGCCCGGGCGCATCACCGGCGGCCAGGTGCTGTTCGACGGCAAGGACCTGGTCACGGTGTCCGCCGAGGAGCGGCGGCTGGTCAGCGGCGAGCAGATCGCGATCGTCTTCCAGGACGCGCTGTCCGCGCTCAACCCGGTCTTCTCCGTCGGCGAGCAGATCGCCGAGCTGCTGCGCACCCGGCGCGGGCTGAGCCGGCGCGAGGCCGCCGCCGGCGCCGTCGAGCTGATGGCGCGGGTGCGCATCCCGGCGGCAGAGCGGCGGGCCAAGGAGTACCCGCACCAGTTCTCCGGCGGCATGCGCCAGCGCGCGATGATCGCCATGGCGCTGGCACTCGAGCCGCGGGTCCTCATCGCCGACGAGCCCACCACGGCGCTCGACGTCACCGTCCAGGCGCAGATCATGGACCTGCTGCTGGACCTGCAGGACGAGACCGGCATGGGGATGATCCTCATCACCCACGACCTCGGCGTCGTCGCCGAGACCGCCGACACGCTGGCGGTCATGTACGCGGGACGCATCGTCGAGCGCGGCCGCGTCGACGACGTGTTCGCCAAGCCCGCACACCCGTACACCCGCGGCCTGCTGCACTCGATCCCACGGCTGGACCGCGAGGACGAGGCGCTGTGGGCGATCCCGGGCTCGCCGCCCACCGTGCTCAGCCGCGTCGCCGGGTGCGCGTTCGCGAACCGCTGCGACGTCGCGATCGACCTGTGCACGACGTCGCGCCCGGACCTCACGCAGGTGCTCCCGGCCGGCCGGGCCAGCGCCTGCCACCGTCACGAGGAGGTGCTCCATGGCCGCGTCTGA
- a CDS encoding alpha/beta fold hydrolase, translating into MTTSRLHTETINGARLVIEELGPQDAPAIVVHHGAPGLGSRAEPLRSFGPFADAYRIVTFDARGSGSSSDDGPFSHEQWVADIEEIRTRLDLGDIVMAGGSYGGFLAMEYTLAHPERVRALVLRDTAADTSHDHLAVERARDFDVVPIDPWAIERIGTGGFADNTEFERYWRAILPLYDHKYDPAAVERKAANTQYHYATHNAAFGVNMPKYDLTGRLPEITCPVLVTVGRHDWRTPVPASELIAGSVTDGRLVVFEHSGHSPQLEEPELFQATVRGFLRDVGVTPHG; encoded by the coding sequence ATGACGACCTCCCGCCTCCACACCGAGACCATCAACGGCGCGCGCCTCGTCATCGAGGAGCTCGGGCCGCAGGACGCGCCGGCGATCGTCGTCCACCACGGCGCGCCCGGCCTGGGCTCGCGGGCCGAGCCGCTGCGCTCGTTCGGCCCGTTCGCCGACGCCTACCGGATCGTGACGTTCGACGCGCGCGGCTCCGGCTCGTCCTCCGACGACGGCCCGTTCAGCCACGAGCAGTGGGTGGCCGACATCGAGGAGATCCGCACCCGGCTCGACCTCGGCGACATCGTCATGGCCGGCGGCTCCTACGGCGGCTTCCTGGCGATGGAGTACACGCTGGCGCACCCGGAGCGGGTCCGGGCGCTGGTGCTGCGCGACACCGCCGCCGACACCTCGCACGACCACCTGGCCGTCGAGCGGGCCCGCGACTTCGACGTCGTCCCGATCGACCCGTGGGCGATCGAGCGCATCGGCACCGGCGGCTTCGCCGACAACACCGAGTTCGAGCGGTACTGGCGGGCCATCCTGCCGCTCTACGACCACAAGTACGACCCCGCGGCGGTCGAGCGAAAGGCGGCGAACACGCAGTACCACTACGCGACGCACAACGCGGCGTTCGGCGTGAACATGCCGAAGTACGACCTCACCGGGCGGCTGCCGGAGATCACCTGCCCGGTGCTGGTCACCGTCGGGCGGCACGACTGGCGCACGCCGGTGCCGGCGTCGGAGCTGATCGCCGGCAGCGTCACCGACGGCCGGCTGGTCGTGTTCGAGCACTCCGGCCACTCGCCGCAGCTGGAGGAGCCGGAGCTGTTCCAGGCGACGGTGCGCGGCTTCCTGCGCGACGTGGGAGTCACCCCTCATGGCTGA
- a CDS encoding M24 family metallopeptidase, which produces MHLPDSFYLGALDRVVERLGADGHDGLLVTHPADVAYLVGFCYAVTERPVYLWIGADHDRFVLVPELDREYAEQQRIHAPVQTYFEYPGVTSPEDHLAGLLRHRGLGSARIAYTSSISVGTFDRLRGVLPDATWTTTDVVAGLRLTKAPEEIALHRQAADICDSMLAAGRAYIEDAIAAGGELPREGEIARHVIGHGTDLVYQRYDHVVFTTKLAGGLVYAGPNAANPHGLPSSRRVQRGDTLILSLGAAVLSRFVESERTFVIGEPSADQRRYFETARTAQHVGTEAMRLGRTCADVNAECLGVIRDDGLGEYLRHRQGHGIGVQQHEAPWVEDGDPTPLAAGMVLSSEPGVYVPGHGGYRISDTVLVTGDGPERLTTYPRTLEENVIPA; this is translated from the coding sequence GTGCACCTGCCCGACTCGTTCTACCTCGGTGCCCTCGACCGCGTGGTCGAGCGGCTCGGCGCCGACGGCCACGACGGCCTGCTGGTGACCCACCCCGCCGACGTCGCCTACCTCGTGGGGTTCTGCTACGCGGTGACCGAGCGCCCGGTGTACCTGTGGATCGGCGCCGACCACGACCGGTTCGTGCTCGTGCCCGAGCTGGACCGCGAGTACGCCGAGCAGCAGCGCATCCACGCGCCCGTCCAGACCTACTTCGAGTACCCCGGCGTCACCAGCCCCGAGGATCACCTCGCCGGGCTGCTGCGCCACCGCGGCCTCGGCTCCGCCCGCATCGCCTACACGTCGTCGATCTCGGTCGGGACGTTCGACCGGCTGCGCGGTGTGCTGCCGGACGCCACCTGGACGACGACGGACGTCGTCGCCGGGCTGCGGCTGACCAAGGCGCCGGAGGAGATCGCGCTGCACCGGCAGGCCGCGGACATCTGCGACTCCATGCTGGCCGCCGGCCGCGCCTACATCGAGGACGCCATCGCCGCGGGCGGCGAGCTGCCGCGCGAGGGCGAGATCGCCCGCCACGTGATCGGCCACGGCACCGACCTCGTCTACCAGCGCTACGACCACGTGGTGTTCACGACGAAACTGGCCGGCGGGCTGGTCTACGCCGGGCCCAATGCCGCCAACCCGCACGGCCTGCCCAGCAGCCGCCGGGTCCAGCGCGGCGACACCCTGATCCTGTCGCTCGGCGCGGCCGTGCTGAGCCGGTTCGTCGAGAGCGAGCGGACGTTCGTCATCGGCGAGCCGAGCGCGGACCAGCGCCGCTACTTCGAGACCGCCCGCACCGCGCAACACGTCGGCACCGAGGCCATGCGCCTGGGCCGCACCTGCGCCGACGTCAACGCCGAGTGCCTGGGCGTCATCCGCGACGACGGGCTGGGCGAGTACCTGCGGCACCGTCAGGGCCACGGCATCGGCGTGCAGCAGCACGAGGCGCCGTGGGTCGAGGACGGCGACCCGACCCCGCTGGCCGCCGGCATGGTGCTGTCCAGCGAGCCGGGCGTCTACGTCCCCGGCCACGGCGGCTACCGCATCTCCGACACCGTGCTGGTCACCGGCGACGGTCCTGAGCGGCTCACCACCTACCCGCGCACCCTCGAGGAGAACGTGATCCCGGCATGA
- a CDS encoding ABC transporter permease, protein MSTEPQSLVADPQAAALSSTRRRRSGGFFSAPSGWLSVGVLALFALVAIFGPLFVDSPSGLGTDILQPPSAAHWFGTDDLGQDVFAQVVWGTRISLLVGAVASLIAICIGTLLGLAAAYVKRLDPVVTTATDVMLSLPMLPLMILVTALAGPSVVTLITVIGLLSWPEVTRMIRANGLVVAAMPYIDGARVLGAGASRIISREILPAVMPLVVVNVLLTAARAVIAEAGLSFLGMGDPSSWSWGRILLNAQRSGTIASAWWQTLFPSLAILLLVLAATIAGIRYNDSRDPRTRGV, encoded by the coding sequence ATGAGCACCGAGCCGCAGTCCCTCGTCGCCGACCCCCAGGCGGCGGCGCTGAGCAGCACCCGGCGCCGTCGCTCCGGAGGCTTCTTCTCCGCGCCGTCCGGCTGGCTGTCGGTGGGCGTGCTGGCGCTGTTCGCGCTGGTCGCGATCTTCGGGCCGTTGTTCGTGGACTCCCCCAGCGGCCTGGGCACCGACATCCTGCAGCCGCCGTCTGCGGCGCACTGGTTCGGCACCGACGACCTCGGCCAGGACGTGTTCGCCCAGGTCGTGTGGGGTACCCGGATCAGCCTGCTGGTGGGTGCGGTGGCGTCGCTGATCGCGATCTGCATCGGCACGCTGCTGGGCCTGGCCGCCGCCTACGTGAAGCGGCTGGACCCGGTCGTCACCACCGCCACCGACGTCATGCTGTCGCTGCCGATGCTGCCGCTGATGATCCTGGTGACGGCGCTGGCCGGGCCGAGCGTCGTCACGCTGATCACCGTCATCGGGCTGCTGTCGTGGCCCGAGGTGACCCGGATGATCCGGGCGAACGGGCTGGTCGTCGCCGCGATGCCGTACATCGACGGCGCCCGCGTGCTCGGCGCCGGCGCGTCGCGCATCATCTCCCGCGAGATCCTGCCGGCGGTCATGCCGCTGGTCGTCGTCAACGTGCTGCTCACCGCGGCCCGCGCGGTCATCGCCGAGGCCGGGCTCTCCTTCCTCGGCATGGGCGACCCGTCGTCGTGGTCGTGGGGCCGCATCCTGCTCAACGCACAGCGCTCCGGGACCATCGCGTCGGCCTGGTGGCAGACGCTGTTCCCGTCGCTGGCGATCCTGCTGCTCGTGCTGGCCGCGACCATCGCCGGCATCCGCTACAACGACTCGCGCGACCCGCGCACCCGAGGAGTGTGA
- a CDS encoding ABC transporter permease, producing MLRYAASRLFRAILTIWIAVTVTFFLLRLLPADPTLLVVEGDMTPEMQDALRSQYGLDKPILQQYVLYLGQLVQGNLGVSFRQLVPVSELLLNRLPWTLLLAGSAFVLTLLIGIPLGVKAAVGRGGMVDRAVQFFGITSNALFIPSVAILLLVVFGSNLGWFPIGQAIDPDTRGLAAYGSLLHHLALPLFSLVLVQLGPYALTLRTNMVEVLGEDYITSARSRGLTHRRVVWRHALRNAVLPALMLMGLQLGTLIGGAVLTETVFAYPGVGRLIFESVQQLDFPVLQGAFVILAVTVVLANLLTDLLSMVLNPRIRT from the coding sequence GTGTTGAGGTATGCCGCTAGTCGGCTGTTCCGCGCGATCCTGACCATCTGGATCGCCGTGACGGTGACGTTCTTCCTGCTGCGGCTGCTGCCGGCGGACCCCACCCTCCTGGTGGTGGAGGGCGACATGACTCCGGAGATGCAGGACGCGCTCCGGAGTCAGTACGGCCTCGACAAGCCGATCCTCCAGCAGTACGTGCTCTACCTGGGCCAACTGGTCCAGGGCAATCTCGGTGTCTCGTTCCGGCAGCTGGTGCCGGTCAGCGAGCTGCTGCTGAACCGGCTGCCGTGGACGCTGCTGCTGGCCGGCTCGGCGTTCGTGCTGACCCTGCTGATCGGCATCCCGCTGGGCGTGAAGGCCGCCGTCGGCCGCGGCGGCATGGTCGACCGCGCCGTGCAGTTCTTCGGCATCACGTCGAACGCGCTGTTCATCCCCAGCGTCGCGATCCTGCTGCTGGTGGTGTTCGGGTCGAACCTCGGCTGGTTCCCGATCGGGCAGGCCATCGACCCGGACACCCGCGGGCTGGCGGCGTACGGCTCGCTGCTGCACCATCTGGCGCTGCCGCTGTTCTCGCTGGTGCTGGTCCAGCTCGGGCCGTACGCGCTGACACTGCGGACGAACATGGTCGAGGTGCTCGGTGAGGACTACATCACCAGCGCCCGCTCGCGCGGCCTCACTCACCGCCGGGTGGTGTGGCGGCACGCGCTGCGCAACGCGGTGCTGCCGGCGCTGATGCTGATGGGCCTGCAGCTCGGCACGCTCATCGGCGGCGCCGTGCTGACCGAGACGGTGTTCGCCTATCCGGGCGTCGGCCGGCTGATCTTCGAGTCGGTGCAGCAGCTGGACTTCCCGGTGCTGCAGGGCGCGTTCGTCATCCTCGCGGTGACGGTGGTGCTGGCCAACCTGCTCACCGACCTGCTCTCGATGGTTCTCAACCCAAGGATCCGCACATGA